The region AGGAcagtaaaaaaacatatttttctctttcaccAGGATAAGTCTTATTTAAGGGAGGCTACGTCAATATTATAGCAGGGATGGGCAGCtccagtcctgtgtgtgtgcagaatttgctgccaccagttatcctggctcaatcagctaattagccatatgcaccatgaccgattcacttATAAATTAGATAATAAAAATGACTAGGCTAATTACATAACTctgccttgcccatccctgttctAGACACAGTTTGGTGTTAAGATTTAATCTTATAAAATCAAACTATCTGGCTAGTTACGACACTATCGATCGGTATCATCCAAGTGGGTCTGTAAGGTTAGTTTCAATGTGGGAGAAAAGGAACAAAATGaaccatttatttaatttcatactAAACGGTGCAGGAACATTATATTGCAGGAGAAATGAAAGAACATAAACATTAAGATTCAGATTCTGCTCAAAATGAACAGATAGAAAAAACTCATTTTCAGATGACGTGAGACAGCTGGTGGCTTTCAAACAGGTATTTCTGATCAAAGCTTTCCTGGCAATTAGCAAATGAACAGACAAACTTTCGCACCCGCGTGTGAATCCTCTGGTGAGCTTTAAGATTGTCGAGACGGTGGAAACACTTCCCGCACTCGGTACAACCGTACGGTCTCTCTCCAGTGTGACTCCTCTGGTGGCTGATAAGATTGCTCAGCTGCTTGTAGTCCTTCCCACAGTACTTGCAGCAGTAAGGTCTCTCTCCAGTGTGAGTCCTCTGGTGGGACTTCAGGTGGTGCTTTCTGAAGAAGCCTTTCCCGCAGGTGGCACAGCTGAACTGCCGGTCTCTCTTGTGGTTTCTCTGGACAGGGGAGAGGTTCTGGCACTTTCCGGCAGAGTTCTGCAGAGTGAGggaccccaccctccccaagcACGGCctcagcagctgctgctggcgCCCCACGGGACGGGCCCTCCCAGCCCCCACCCTGCTCTCCGCCTGCTCCCTGTACCCCCCCTGATGGGAGGGGCCTATTCCTGACCCCGCCTCCTCAGGCCACACGGGCTGCATGCCCGCTTCCTGTTTAAAGGGCCCTGCCCCCGACACGCCCCCCTCTGGGACAGGAAACGCACCCCCCTCTGGGACAGGAAACGCACCCCCCTCGGTAGCGTAGCAGAAATCTGCATAGGCCTCCTCACTGTCCTCCTGCAGCATGTCTGGCTCCGCCCAGCCCAACTGCTCTGGGGCTGCGACCGGGCCGGGCTGGACTTCAGCCTCCGAGTCCCGATTCAGCCTGGAGTCCCATTCAGCTCCAGCTCTCCTCTCAGCTTCTGtggaggagcacacacacacacacgcacacacacgcgcacgcacacacacgcacacacacgcacacacacacacacacacacacacgcgcgcgcgcacacacacgcgcacacacgcgcacacttaTAATAACTGCAGGCAACTACAGAATATGTATGTACAATCGTTAACTAAAGCTGGGAATGGATAATGTGCAAGATGGTTCTTTGTTGACAATTATTCCCCTTAGATTTGAACGAAACTAATATGTGGACTAAAAGTGTTCTTGAGTGGGTACAACATCCTGATTGATCGTTGGTTGCAGTGCTAATAATGTTATCAAATTAAATCTGAATGTGCAGCAAATTTTatacaaattacatttccaatTCTGAACTTATAGACTTCCTAGAACCAGTATacagacaaaaatataaatattagttATTGGTTGAAGGTAATCAATTACCTAAAATGTCCCCCCTCCAATCACCGCCCAAGCTGTTCTCCTGATCCTCCTGTCTTTCCTTCTTAATGACTGATTCAGAGAGGAGTTCactgctctgagagagagagagaaagattaaaaccaaaaaaaaattgagaaaaagaaTTGTGCATaagcataaataaatagatatttGATAGCCTAAATGTTATGAAATGTCGTATACAACCGCATGTAAGCTTAAACGCGACTTCTTTGCCGAGTTACCGAGGCTAATGTAAACCGTGCAAGGCGTTTTTAAACGGTTATTGAGAACTAACTTGAATATCTCTCACCTGCTCTGCCACAACACAGTGTcggtcctcctcctccgtgGGTAAACAGTACCTCGTCGCAAACACATCCTTAAACTCGTCTCTTTTCCTCCCGTTCTCACGGGCAGTCTTCAGCTCACTCTCCATCTCCTGCAATTTCATCTTCAGCGTTTCGTTCTCCTTCTGACTATGAATAATTTCCAAACGCAGAACAGCGGAACCATCTTCAATAAGTTTTCCTATCTCAGCCACAGCGTCTTTTGTCAACGTATCCAAAATAGACTGCAACTGTTTCTGAACATCAATACAGTAATAAGCCATTCTAGCTTGTAAGCGCTCACCGCTGTTGGTAATATATCTAGCAATTTAATCAACAACAAACATCTGTAAGAACGAATGTCAAGAATGCTTAAAAAGTTATTTACTGCAACAAATCAGTTCACTACAAACCCGCACAGAATGTCACACGACTGCAAGGATTTGTTTGGGAAAGGTTTTCCTGTAACTTCCAGACGTCAGCAAGAACCTTTAAACACTTCCGGGGGATAATTGGAGTACACAGTACTTCACACTTGAACGATGAAACCGATTCAGTTTGTTTATACAATTGAACTGAAATATA is a window of Conger conger chromosome 1, fConCon1.1, whole genome shotgun sequence DNA encoding:
- the LOC133134515 gene encoding zinc finger protein 467-like isoform X2, producing the protein MKLQEMESELKTARENGRKRDEFKDVFATRYCLPTEEEDRHCVVAEQSSELLSESVIKKERQEDQENSLGGDWRGDILEAERRAGAEWDSRLNRDSEAEVQPGPVAAPEQLGWAEPDMLQEDSEEAYADFCYATEGGAFPVPEGGAFPVPEGGVSGAGPFKQEAGMQPVWPEEAGSGIGPSHQGGYREQAESRVGAGRARPVGRQQQLLRPCLGRVGSLTLQNSAGKCQNLSPVQRNHKRDRQFSCATCGKGFFRKHHLKSHQRTHTGERPYCCKYCGKDYKQLSNLISHQRSHTGERPYGCTECGKCFHRLDNLKAHQRIHTRVRKFVCSFANCQESFDQKYLFESHQLSHVI
- the LOC133134515 gene encoding zinc finger protein 467-like isoform X1, which encodes MAYYCIDVQKQLQSILDTLTKDAVAEIGKLIEDGSAVLRLEIIHSQKENETLKMKLQEMESELKTARENGRKRDEFKDVFATRYCLPTEEEDRHCVVAEQSSELLSESVIKKERQEDQENSLGGDWRGDILEAERRAGAEWDSRLNRDSEAEVQPGPVAAPEQLGWAEPDMLQEDSEEAYADFCYATEGGAFPVPEGGAFPVPEGGVSGAGPFKQEAGMQPVWPEEAGSGIGPSHQGGYREQAESRVGAGRARPVGRQQQLLRPCLGRVGSLTLQNSAGKCQNLSPVQRNHKRDRQFSCATCGKGFFRKHHLKSHQRTHTGERPYCCKYCGKDYKQLSNLISHQRSHTGERPYGCTECGKCFHRLDNLKAHQRIHTRVRKFVCSFANCQESFDQKYLFESHQLSHVI
- the LOC133134515 gene encoding zinc finger protein 467-like isoform X3 produces the protein MESELKTARENGRKRDEFKDVFATRYCLPTEEEDRHCVVAEQSSELLSESVIKKERQEDQENSLGGDWRGDILEAERRAGAEWDSRLNRDSEAEVQPGPVAAPEQLGWAEPDMLQEDSEEAYADFCYATEGGAFPVPEGGAFPVPEGGVSGAGPFKQEAGMQPVWPEEAGSGIGPSHQGGYREQAESRVGAGRARPVGRQQQLLRPCLGRVGSLTLQNSAGKCQNLSPVQRNHKRDRQFSCATCGKGFFRKHHLKSHQRTHTGERPYCCKYCGKDYKQLSNLISHQRSHTGERPYGCTECGKCFHRLDNLKAHQRIHTRVRKFVCSFANCQESFDQKYLFESHQLSHVI